The window gcactttgtgtctatcggtggATAAACAATTGTCAACCTATTGCATTGAATGAGGCAAAGGAGGATAGAAAGAGTTCATGATCAACAGggttaataaaaaaaatatttgttcatgGAATCTGGGCATTGATGTCATTGAGCTGGTACGGGTGTGGAGAAGATTCACAAgggtgttaccaggactagaaTGCTTGTGTTATATGGTGACAGGTAGGCCAGGGAGGTGACATTATTGAGGTATTAATGTCGTGAGggccatagataaggtgaatggtcacagtctttccCCCCCAGGGGGTGggggtctaaaactagaggatttcaggtgagagtggaaagatttattgGGTAGCTGAGATGCACcactttccacacagagagtagtgcgttaatggaacaagctggcagagagggtacaattacaacatttaaaagacatttggacaagtacgtggATCGGAAGTTTCgagagataagggccaaatgcaggtaagtgggatCAGCTCTAATGGAGATCTCGGTCCAAGTTAGGCTGAAAAACTTGTTTCCAGGTTTAGGTTTAGTATTGTAATAACAATGAAACACattactattgtcatgtgtagggtGAAAAACGTTGTTTAGCGTACTATCCAATATACTATATGTAATACACTTCAAGTGCAATATATAGAGCAAGgggaaaagacacagagtgcagaatatagttctcagtattgtagcgcatcagttccagagacaaagtccaacgtcGGCAATGAGGTAGCGGTCAATCGGCTAGTACCCTGGCACATCTACAAAACAATACAATcacgccagtctgaagaagggtctcgacaccagagatgctgcctgtctcgctgagttactccagcttcttgtgtctatcttcacaatcaAGACAAACACTAGTACAGTAGGTAGAGTGAAGGAGAGagttacagagtgcaggatatagttctcagcattgtcgcaTATCAGCTCCATAAGCAAAGTCCAAGCCTGCAAaggggtcgaggtgaatcggacagtaccctaacttaCGTGGTATAACTCTATCTCTGTCACTGTTtaaagcaggggtggggaacctgcagccttaaggccattaagtgcggccttttgaatgaatccaaattttgtagaacaacactttttattattatgaatatgtttttgttcttcctttattattgtaattttaatcttaaaatgaacgtacttaaaataccaaagagtaaaagaagattcaacaaaataatcctccccgactgacggccacaattaaaacattagtaagtcatgagggctattttaacaaaataatgtacattttgaaatatatctaattgaagtttcttggatgtggccttattagattactgctaacttaatgtggcattcgagcatgaaaaggttccccacccctggtttaaAGCATTCTACATTCCCCTAGAATGCAGATTGCTGGGTCACCTTGGAGAAAGATTCAGTCAACTACATTATAGTGGATCTGAAATCATGCTTAGACCAAACCAGATAAAAGGATGACAAATCATCATCCCTGAAGGATTTAATAGATAGGTTTTTTTAAAGCAATGCTAGAGTTTTAGGCCTCGTATTGCACAGGTCACCTTAttataagctggaaagagtgcagagaatatttacaaggatgttgcctggattcgaggacctgagctatcgggagagtttgggcagttttgttttagttcagttcattgtcacgtgtaccgagttacagtgaaaagcttttgttgcgtgctaatcagtcggCAGAAAGATAATGCATgcaggctaggaccttattccttggagcgcaagaggatcaaggagtgatcttatagagatatataaaaacatgaggggaatagagagggttgAATACCCAGTCTTTtgtccaaagtaggggaatcaaaaaaacagaggtcataggtttcaagtgagaggagaaagatttaacagaaacctgaggggcaacattttcactcaggagATGGTGGGCAAATGAAAAGAGCTGCcaaaggagttagttgaggcaggtactataacaacatttagaatacacttggacaggtacatggagaggaaagggttagagggatatggaacataaGGTTTTAGGAACCAGGACAGGTGGATGGAGTTACAATGTAGATCAACCATGAATAAACAATGATAGAACAACTTCAAATGGAGGAATATTTACAcatggatagagcggatgtggagagaatgtttccactagtgcgggagactaggaccagagggcacagccgcagGATAAaacgatgttcctttagaaaggagatgaggaatttctttagtcagattggtgagtatgtggaattcattgccacagatggctgtggatgccaagtcaatggacatttttaaggcagagattgacaggttcttgattagtacgggtgtcaggggttatggggagaaggcaggagaatggggttgagaggggaagatagatcagccataattgaatgtggGAGTAGACTAGGtgggcattttacagagggacaattcaTCTcagacccgcacatctttgggatgtgggggggaaaccgcaCCCACATGCAAATCCTACACAGATTGCACCCAAGgtgaggatcaaatccgggttgcggtctctggcgtggtgaggcagtggctgtaccggatgcaccaccgtgctgccctaaattcAAGTaatcatctttaaaaaaaaaaatgaagattgCATGCTCACATACTTTTCACATCATTAGCAATGTCGGTGTGTCGATAGATGTAGCCCTCCAGGTAAGATTGAAATTTGGGTGACGGGGAGAAGAAGGCTAAACAGATGGCCATGAGTTCCCAGCCACTGGCCAGACTTTGGTAGCAGAGATTGTCCGTGGTCTGTCTGCACAGCTGGATGTAAAGTTCATCTCGGACGCCCTGCATTGTCCAGCACTTGGTGACTATCATGAGGGCAATGGGAACCCTCTCCATGCGCGTCTGCCTGTCCCCCATGTACATCTGCACCATCTTGAAGAGCTCGCAGGCGTCTTTCTTGATGACCCGGTCGCTGGTGACCAACATGGGCTTCTTGATGGACCCTCCGACCCAGGAGAGCATGTTGGCAATGGACAGCCTGCGTCGGAAGATACCCCGGGTGTGCATGTTCAGGTGCTTGGCCGCCCAGTCTTCCATGCTCTTCGCTGCAAGGGGTTTACGTAAAGTAGTGTAAGGAAAATGATAGCCCACGCTGCAAGTCTGGCCACCTGAGTTAAGTTTAACGTTGCTGCCTGCATTCTGGATCTGGAAGTGAGAGCAAAATAATATATTCATTAACTGGTTATGTCTGTATCATGGAACACATAAATGCTTGCATTAATATTAGCAGGGCTGATATTAACCCTGCTATTAGCCGGCCAAGTCTTGACTATTCCGTACATTTAAActgtagactttactttagagatacagcgcagacccGTTGgccaacgagtccacaccaaccagtgatcagccggtacaccagcactatcctacacacaaggaacaatttgacACTTTACACATTTAGtttgacttttagtttagtttagtttttagtttaaagatgcagcaaggaaacggACACTtcgacccaacgagtctgcatcAATCAACCAcacttgtacactagttctatcctacagactcgggacaatttacagaagccaattgccctacttacttgcacgtctttggagtgtgggaggaagccgcagcaaccagagaaaacccacgcggtcacagggagaacgtacaaactccgtacagacagcacctgtagtcaggatcgatcctggcacTGTGAATCAGcgactaccgctgcaccactgtgttgctcaACAATACGAACAATACACACACAATGTGGGAACAatggaggctattcagcccctgCTCCGTCAAGTATGCTGTTCAACTCTGTACCTCAATCCCCTCACCTGATAAAATGTACATTGTAGGCTCCCACACAATGCAATTATATTCATTACCAGATAATCATCGTTCAGGGCTGTTGGTTGAGCGATTAATATTGAGTTAGAGGCTGAATTGACCACGCATCCTGTACTCAATACAGTTAAGATAGCTAAagcattttctctctttccctctctgtgCTTGATATGTACAAGATTCTGAGTGGATGGATAAGAAAAACAGGAGCATCATCCCAGGATCATTTAGGATGAAGATGGGAAGAAGTTGCTTTTCCCAGAGGCTTGCATATCTTGGGGTTTCATAGCCGGACGTTCGTgcgcacaggttactgattggttATTGTACAGGGTGCCTGGCAGTGTAGTGAATAGAGGGACAAGCAGCATGTAcaaacagatgagatcagtttaacttgacatcatgtctggcacaaacatggtgggccgaagggccccttcCCCTGCCGTACTGTTCtgttccccaacaactctcaacaacttctacagatgcgccgccgAAAGCACTTTATCGGGATGATTcacggcacggtttgggaactgcccatccaagaccgcaagaaattgcagagagttgtggatgttgccCAGACTATCAcgcaaaaccaacctcccttattccatccaccgggtggcgccgtcagcgatggcagcctcgccaatggtctgtctgttttttcgtcttttttttttgtttaaaaaaatgtgttttaaaaagaatctgttaatgttctctggtttgttttatgtagggggtggGTAAGAGGGTCGGGGGAAGACTTTtcctcaatctcttaccttgccggagatgcgattttttccggatcgtatctccggtcgctctgcggcctaacagcatggagctggaggccttgcgcAAGACTGACTGAGCCCCAATGCGGGGCAGTGGACTCACCATCGGAGCCTgccatcccttgcctgggatcgacgctcctaatgcagcctgcggatttcaccatcgatgagctcacagtctcgggcaGACACCGATGTCGTGAAGCTCCACAGCTGCaagaggttcgactagccccgacccggggtccgatcgcccggcgcggggaagctgagatcccccccgatgtgggagttggatcgccccgacgcagaggGCCAGACCGCCAGCTGCGGGAGCCAAGATAGTCCCGTCTActgaaggctcaaggcccccaaAGACGGGaagagattggactttttttatcaccttccatcacagtgaggaatgtggaggagttgctgtggtggatgttcatgttaaaatgtattttgtgtgtttagttgcattttattggtatgactgtatggcaaatcaaattcctcatatgttgcaaaacatacttggctaataaaatatgattatgatgatgatgattatgatctaaacttcacgctgcctaggcaaggtcaccagcataatcaaggactagtctcaccctggtcactcccactcctcccctcagGCTAGTGGTATGAATTGTGTGAatttgcacacctccagattcagggggtttcttcccacctgttgtcaagcaactgaaccaccctatcactAACCGGAGAGCcgtcctaacctcccatctacctcggaaataggcaacgtttcgggccgaaacccttcttcagtctgaagaagggtttcggcccaaaacgttgcttatttccttcgttccatagatgctgcctcacccactgagtttctccagcacttttgtcttcctccgattttccagcatctgcagttccttcttaaacactcccatctacctcattgtagtcCCTCGGACTacgtttaatcagactttaccttgcactgacgttattccctttatcctgcatctgcacgCGTGGGTGGCTTgtgtgtaatcatgtatagttttaatcactgactggatagcacgcaacaaatacatgtgacaatgaataaactaagttaaactgatAACATTTGTTGGCCACAGTTCACAATAAATGCCAGTATTTTACACGGACCACTAACCAATCGCATTTGTTCATTGGCATGCAATACCTGTTCACTTTTAAGAATCGGTGGCTCATGCGGAAGGtgctagtgctgctgcctcacagcgccagacacccagattCAGTCCTGATCTCCGACTTAGTtataatgatgtattgtctttccgctgactggatagcacgcaacaaaaaagcttttcactgtacctcggtacacgtgacaataaactaaactatcggatgccgaccaagggatatggggattggCATAGAGAGTGGGCTTGTGATGCGGATCGGCCTTGATTCGGTTGACAAAGAGTCCTCATATCTTTATGATGGTGCCCTGGGCGATTCAGACCAAGTTAACTTTGATTCATGTTTCATCTCGGGTACTCAGCCAAGGCACTGATCAGTGAGATTATTGCCATAGTTTAGATAAGTTAAGTTTAAAGATACTgccggaaataggcccttcggcacaccgagtccgtgccgacctgtgatccccccgtacaccagcagtattctacacactaggcacaattttaccaaagccaattaacctacagacccatgcggccacggggagaatgtacaaactatataCTGACAGTATCCAcagtcaagattgaaccagggactctggcgctgtaaagcagcaactctaccgccaccaTACATTGGTACTGTACCCGGTTAGTACATAATGCATgaaatagcccactgagtctatgtgcAAGTCTCCAGGTTTGGGTTTAGCTGCAGCTGGTAATAAGAGCCTGTGGCAGTCAACGCCTCCATCCGGTCGTCACGGGAACTGTCATCTCCCTCCTTCAACCTTCATGCCCCAGGGGTGCCCCCCGCTGCCAATCTCTCTAATTggccaaagacaggcacaaaaagctggagtaactcagcgggacaggcagcatctctggagagaaggaatgggtgacgtttcgggtcgatacccttcttcagacaattggcCTCTACATTTACTGGGGCTGGCATGAGTTTTTATTCCCCCAAATCAGCACCTGATCTTCTCTGACAAAAGGGCTCGTATGGCtattgtcctccacagatgctgcctgacccgctgagttactccagcactttgtgtcttttttgtaaaactagcatctgcagctccttgtatctGCATATATAAATATTTATAGACACACCCTTttattccggtaggcggcgcgactcgtcagcagcggcctctgcagcccgtccgcgtttttattattttttgtctatgtttctatgtagtttttgttattttttgttggggtgtgtgtggggggggggtgggggtgggggggcggggggggtaacttttaaatctctccctgcacaggagacccgaccttttctgtcgggtctccgttgtcgtaggggctgcaacgaggagcggcctccaacaggagaagaccggggactctggtgctacgactcacctcaccgtcgcagagctggccgagtctggagcgggtggagcggtggtggagcgctgctgcggcccgacctccggagattcggaggctgcaactgcgggtctggcggacggcggcaccgggagcccacgggtccctggagggagaccgcttttcagggctcctgcaacggcgacttctcccgcccgagttgcggggttgaagagctcctggagcggggcctgacatcaccgccccgcgcggcttggaatggccgcgggactctgcgagcgcatgccgggggctctaacaccaagacccggtgtgcgacctcgcaccacccggcgtggctttaatggccgcgggacaatcgccatcgccagccgggggctttgactttgactctgacatcgggggggttggagaatgcagtggagagataagtttttttggccttccatcacagcgatgtgatggatgttcatgtaaattatgttgcgacttgggtctatttgtttgtaatgtatggcgaaacggcatttcgtttggacctcaaggggtccaaatgacaattaaattgaatcttgaatcttgaatcttattcCAAATTGGCTCAGTTGAAAACTGTCCAACTCACAAGGCACAAGAAGGACGGGTCCTGCCCCGATACGTCgcatatccacgttctccagagatgctgcctgagccgctgagttaccccagcactttgtgcctccaTTAGTAAACTGAGAAACTATGTTTTGAGTTTGCGACAGATAATTGCACATTACAAACCCACACTGTGTAAGGACACTTTGCCCTTTCTCCTCGAAATCTTCTGCCGTAACTCAAtgtcctctctttcttctctctcatcACCGCTCCcgattctccccccaccccagcaTCACCTCAAAGAGACGTGAAATCAGTCACCACGATCAAACGCACGAAGAAACCGCAAACTTGGCACGGGAAAAACATTCTAAACCACGTTCCTTTTGAATTTAATTCAGTTCATGCTGCTCTTGTCAACTTAATTAGGACGGAGATTTGCAGTTTTTACGATTTCAAACAAAACGATCCACATTATTCTGAGGAATTTTGCATATCTGCTCACCCATTTCAAGCCCATCAATCGCTGCACATTCCCCCACAAACACTGGCAGTCTCCAGCAGCTGGGAATGCATTGATCTCTCCGATTCCCATGCCTGACTAATTGACTCACAGAAATGCCCAGAGGAAATTACTCCTCCATTGGGAACTCTCCAAGGCTATTGGGATCAAGACCACCTCTTTTTTTTGCTTTCCACAGTCACTATCTAAACGACCCATGCCAGCTCGCAAGTCCTTATGTCTTGGCTTCTGATTCACTCTTTGTACTATTTTTAGGAGTCTTACAAAATAGTATTAATCTCTCTTGGTTGGAGGTCTGTGAGTAGGGGCCAGTGAGCGGGGAATTAAAGGAAAATAGAATATAGCGATTACTTAGAGAttctgagcatttgatggcactgggcctgtactcactggagtttagaaggttgaggggagacctcattgaaaattactgaACCGagaaaggcctggttagagtggatgtggagaggatgtttccactgttaagagagtctaggacccgagggcacagcctcagaataaaaggacacacctttagaaaggagatgaggatgaatttcttgtcagagggtggtgaatctgttgaattcattgccaccgacggctgtggaggccaggtcattggagtATTCCTTAAGGcggagaatgacagattcttgattggtaaaggtatcaggggttatggggagaaggcaggaggatgggattgagagggaaagatagatcaaccacgattgaatgggtctcgccccaaaacgtcacccattctttctctccagagatgctgcttgtcccgctgagttactccagcttattgtgtctatctgttgtttactcctgcagtttgtgtctttattttttacatctgcaggtccttgtttctacagttagCACATTCCCCCTCAAACACTGGCAGTCTCCAGCAGCTGGGAATGCATTGATCGCTCCGATTCCCATGCCTGACTAATTGGCCCAAAGAAATGCCCAGAGGAAATTACTCCTCCATTGGGAACTCTCCAAAGCTATTGGGATCAAGACCACCTCTTTGGTTCTTACCTGCTGCGTGTTTCGAACGGGGCTCGGTAAAGAAAGGCTAATCTGGCTGGTGATGCTTCTTTCCAATGAATTGCTGGAAAAATCCACCTTTTCAAATGTTCTCTTCTGCCGGATCACCTCCTGTCGGGTTGACAACTGGCTGTCGACGGAGGCCCGGATGTCGGCGCCCAGCTTGTGCAGGGACCTGCTGCTGGCCGCAATGTTGTCCTTGGAGCCGTGGCTGGTGTACTGCCGCAGGTGGCGGCCCTCGGACTGCAGGCGGATCTTGTGGATGTCGGCCAGGATGCAGCTCTCGGCGATGTCGGCGTTCAGGCTGGCCTGGCTGCCCCGGATCTCCACCGCCCGACCCACCACCGCCCGCATCTCCGCCATCAGCTTCTCGTTCAGGATGTTCAGCTCGCTGCTGCTGCCCAGGGAGCCGGGACGGGCCTGCCCCACCGCCGTCCTCCTGCCCTTTCTCCTCCGCAGGCTGGGAGAGGGGCCGGTGGAGTAGCCCGAGTCCTGGTGGCTGATCACCGAGGTGGGGTACTCGTGCGACTGCGACTGCATGCTGCTCTGCCGGCTGTGCACCTCGTTACTCTTCAACGAGTTCATGTCCAGGTTCTTCCACTGCTGCTTGTTACTGTCCTTGGCCAGTAGATGACCAGCGAGGACTCTCCCAGCACTATCGCATGTCCCATTTGGAGACGAGGCCTGTTTGGAGGCCGGGTCAATGTTGACCATCTGCTTGATGTACTCTCTCCCAGCCGGGCTGTACTCAGTGTTGGACCCTTTCCTGGCGTGTTTGTTGACGCCCTGTGGATGAAAGGCAGGGTTGTGAAGCAGCTTTGTCGGCCCTCTCTGCGACGCTTGTCCGCCCACCTTCTGGGCTGCGGCTTTACCACGAGAGGCTCCCTCCGGATCCACCTCCATCGGGGGCTCGTCGTAGATGGGCGACTCGATGGGGGGCTCATCGTATATGGGAGCGGCAGAGGCGCACCTTGGGGACAGCGGCTGGCTATGCCCAGGCTGGGTCTTGTGGGGGGTCTGGTGCTGCGGGCCGTTCGCCAGCACCAGGCAGAAGCCCCCGTTCTCCGTCTTCTTCAGGTGCAGGGACGGCTTGGGCTCGAGGGGGGAAGAGACTTTGCCCCCCGGCTGGGCTGGAGCCGGAGCCTGGGCCGACGACTTGACCGCTTGGACCTTCTGCACGGAGACCGACGGGGAGTTCTGTGGCTGAGGTGCGGAGCCGTGCGAGGAAACCGAGCTCGACCCACTGTCCACTTTCACCAGCATCGATGCCTTGGTGCCCGGGGCCGGCTGCCAGGTGGAGCTTGTTCTGCAGAAGAAGAGGATAGAAGTTTTAGCAAGACACATTCGCGGTGCTGCTGTTAAAGTACCAAAAATGGGACAATTCGTTTAAATATATATCATTACTACACCATATTGATTGCACCAGATAGATATCGCTTCAGTGAATTCAAGCCATACAATCCCACACTGAAAGCACACGTCAGACTccatgaaagacacaaagtgccggagtaactcagtgggtcaggcagcatctctggaggacacggatggATGACCCTACTCTCGGGTCAGGACCCTGGTCAAGGAGAACTCCAGAATAAAACGGAAGCTGTAATCATCTTGGGGCCTAGTGTGTAATCCAACAGCCTTCCACTGCTGCTGCTATCTGCTTGAAGGAAAGGCACACCCTCATTTTTTTCAAGCAGTATTCTAACTCTCATTGGAGCTCCCATCAGTGCTAGGCAACTGTTTTGCCAAAGGGGCGCACGGcggcacagcgcggaaacaggcccttcggcccactgagtccgcgctgacctgcaatccccgtacactcgcactatctacAAACACtacggacagtttacaattttaacaaggccaattaaccaacaaacctgcacgtctttagagtgcgggaggaaaccagagcacccggggaaagcccaggcagtcacagggagaacgtacaaactccttgcagacagcacccgtggccaggatcgaacccgggtctctggcgctataaggcagcaactctaccactgtgtcaccgtgccaccctaagagCGAGACAGGTCTATGTGCTTTAGAATACAAGACCTATATTGCATAAGAAAATATATTTGTATCAAAGCTGTTCCCTTCACTCACAGAGCTGTGTACCGATAACTTCACTTGAACACCCCCAGCACTGTGAGTAGCGTTCGTCAACTCTGCTATTTATACGCAAGTGGGAACAAGCGGAATGGAGCTGATAGACGTTGCAGCTCGCTGGGGTCACATCCATAAATTAGCTTCCCATATCTCAACAGCGCTACTGAAAACAGATGGATAAGGACAAGGCAATAAGGTCACCTGCTTGCAAGCTGCAGGAGAATGACAGAACAGGCGTAACAtcatttaattagtttagtttgttattgcatGTGTACCgaagtagagtgaaaagcttttttgttgcctgctatccaattaGCGAAAAGAcgatacctgattacaatcaagccgcccacagtgtacagatacggcaTAAAGTTCATTTGTTCAGAAGTtcttaagttccaggagcagaattaggccaatccaCCCAccatctactccaacattcaatcgtggctgatctatctttcattctcaactccattttcctgccttctccccatttgtgTCCTTCTAACACAACCTgccaatctttgccttaaaattacccaatgacttggccttcacagccttctgtggcaatgaattccacagattcaccaccctctgactaaagacattccttctcatctcctttctaaaggtacgtccttttatcctgacgctgtggcctctggtcttagaccctcccaccagtggaaacatcctctccacattcgctTTATCCAGGgctttcgctattcggtaagtttcaatgaggtcccccttcatccttctgaactctgcgagtacaggccctgtgccatcaaatgctcatcataaagGGAGTAAcgcaagaaatgctgctgttggagtagagagtTATAAGAGTGGAGCGAAtgtaatgagtgattgcagatccacttctgggacccgCACACAGTCACCTGGCTTGAGTGCCATCTTGTATAATTATGGTGGATGTTGATACTTCTCATGGAAAATATATCCcaggtgtttttaaaaaaaacattcaatcACAAGGGAGTTCTTTCCTTCTGGAAGGGCAGGTTCTGGATGAGAAACCGAACTGATGCACGTCTTCCTTTGAATATAAAATAACTTTCATATATCCTTTCCTTTATTCTTTCTATGAGAGGGCGGCACaatagcgcagctggtagagctgctgcctcactgcaccagacacCCGagctcaatcctgaccacagctgctggcttcgtggagtttgcacgttctcccggtgaccacagaggtacaggtttgtaggttattggcccCTGCGTACATGGAGTGGAtgcaatagtgggataacatcaaacaagtgtgaaaaggtgatcgatggtcggcatggagtcggtgggccatgttgtatctttcaatcattcattctCAAGGCTGTCGGTTTGAAGAGCACAGGATATATTTACTTTAGAgattaggcccaccaagtctgcgccaaccagtaaTCCTCATacgctggcactatcctacacactagggacaatttacaatttttactgaagccaattaacctacaaacctgtacgtctttggagtgtgggagcaaatcagagcacccagagaaaacccacgtggtcatggggagagcgtacaaactccgtacagacagcaccagcagtcaggatcgaacctgggtctctagcgctgtaaggcagcaactctaccactgcgccaccgtgccacaataTACTAGATATTGTGGCTAATATTTGTCCCCTGACCACAACAGGAAAAACAGATTACATGATC is drawn from Leucoraja erinacea ecotype New England chromosome 21, Leri_hhj_1, whole genome shotgun sequence and contains these coding sequences:
- the LOC129707288 gene encoding rho GTPase-activating protein 39-like, with translation MAESSDWVEIIEPRTRERMYVNLVTGECGWDPPQHVRVRQSGDNQWWELFDQNNNRFYYYNALTKQTVWHRPQNCDVVPLARLQAMKCNSQSDSRSQSAGEGAQSPSAHSAEGRALSALLPRPQGPEKGGEAAGTAPDHQELVNRKEIARTSSTWQPAPGTKASMLVKVDSGSSSVSSHGSAPQPQNSPSVSVQKVQAVKSSAQAPAPAQPGGKVSSPLEPKPSLHLKKTENGGFCLVLANGPQHQTPHKTQPGHSQPLSPRCASAAPIYDEPPIESPIYDEPPMEVDPEGASRGKAAAQKVGGQASQRGPTKLLHNPAFHPQGVNKHARKGSNTEYSPAGREYIKQMVNIDPASKQASSPNGTCDSAGRVLAGHLLAKDSNKQQWKNLDMNSLKSNEVHSRQSSMQSQSHEYPTSVISHQDSGYSTGPSPSLRRRKGRRTAVGQARPGSLGSSSELNILNEKLMAEMRAVVGRAVEIRGSQASLNADIAESCILADIHKIRLQSEGRHLRQYTSHGSKDNIAASSRSLHKLGADIRASVDSQLSTRQEVIRQKRTFEKVDFSSNSLERSITSQISLSLPSPVRNTQQIQNAGSNVKLNSGGQTCSVGYHFPYTTLRKPLAAKSMEDWAAKHLNMHTRGIFRRRLSIANMLSWVGGSIKKPMLVTSDRVIKKDACELFKMVQMYMGDRQTRMERVPIALMIVTKCWTMQGVRDELYIQLCRQTTDNLCYQSLASGWELMAICLAFFSPSPKFQSYLEGYIYRHTDIANDVKITQRINELMEMKNKKFSKSRKKRKQNIEEEEDLLISTYAKYCYRKLQKVAVTGGKKGLRKPTIEEIHHAKNAIVTPSMFGSSLEEIMERQRERYPEKKLPWVQTHLSNKVLGLGGAQVEGIFRVPGDIDEVNALKLQVDQWRIPDNLADPHIPASLLKLWYRELEEPLIPQKYYPQCVNNYENPEAAVAVVASLPDINRLVLGYLIHFLQIFAQPINVSKTKMDVNNLAMVMAPNCLRCQSDDPRIIFENTRKEMSFIRLLIVHLDTSFIKGDL